The sequence below is a genomic window from Paenibacillus silvisoli.
GGAGTTTATAACCGTGGAAAAGCCGCAATGTCCCTCGTGTCATATCAGCATGAGTCTCGTGACGAAGAATATTCGGATCGAATAACAACTAGTGTGTACTAGGTGAGGAACGTGAATGAATGGGCTGGAGAGAAGATATTCTACCTTACCAGAAACCGGAACTCTATAGAAGCGTATGGCAGCTAGCTAATACCATCACTCCGTTTTTGGTACTGTGGGTGATGGCTTATCTATGTTTGTCTTTATCCGTGTGGTTATCTCTTCTAATTGACGTTGTGGCTTCCGGTTTTTTAGTTCGAATTTTTATTTTGTTTCATGATTGTTGTCATCATTCCTTCTTTCGTAGCCGAAAGGCGAATGAAATTGTCGGGATGGTGACAGGGGCTCTGACCGGTTTTTCCTATCAAAAATGGAGACGCGAGCATAATATTCACCATGCCGGCAACGGGAATTTGGACCAGAGAGGTACGGGGGATATTACGACGCTTACGGTTGATGAATACCTTTCCCTGCCGTTGTTCAGACGGATCGTGTATCGCATGTACCGAAACCCGTTGATTATGTTTGGGTTGGGGCCGTTGTATCTGATTTTCATACAAAGCCGGTTGAATCGAAAAGGGGCGGGACGGAAAGAGCGTCTCGGCACCTATGCGACCAATCTGTTATTACTTGTGCTCTCGGGCGTGCTATATTGGTTCTTGGGTTGGCAATCCTTACTGCTAGTGGAATTCCCGATTCTTTATTTGTCTGCTATGGCTGGAATATGGCTGTTCTACGTGCAGCATCAGTTTGAGGAGACGTATTTCGAAGAATCCGCTACTTGGAATTATGAAACGGCCGCGATACAGGGGAGCTCGTGCTATAAACTGCCTAAAATCCTCCAATGGCTAACAGGTAGCATCGGATTTCATCATATTCATCACTTGAGCCCCAAAATACCGAACTACCACCTGCAGGT
It includes:
- a CDS encoding fatty acid desaturase, which gives rise to MGWREDILPYQKPELYRSVWQLANTITPFLVLWVMAYLCLSLSVWLSLLIDVVASGFLVRIFILFHDCCHHSFFRSRKANEIVGMVTGALTGFSYQKWRREHNIHHAGNGNLDQRGTGDITTLTVDEYLSLPLFRRIVYRMYRNPLIMFGLGPLYLIFIQSRLNRKGAGRKERLGTYATNLLLLVLSGVLYWFLGWQSLLLVEFPILYLSAMAGIWLFYVQHQFEETYFEESATWNYETAAIQGSSCYKLPKILQWLTGSIGFHHIHHLSPKIPNYHLQVAHEQNPAFHSVPTIGLFNSFRSLQYRLWDTERKKLVGFAGTNSQENR